The following proteins are encoded in a genomic region of Leifsonia psychrotolerans:
- a CDS encoding flavin monoamine oxidase family protein yields the protein MDTDVIVIGAGLAGLQCARRAERSGHSVIVLESEATIGGRVRTDSVDGFLCDRGFQLLNPAYPAVRDWIDVPALGLQKFGVGVVVRTGETSTTLAHPLRHPRFALETLRSELTPRSDLVALARWLGPTLLRPSRASHAARDQTLHESLDEAGLTGRFRRDVLDTFLAGVLADSTGTSSANYVRLLMRYFALGAPGLPRAGMQALPEQMAASLAEPVRLGAAARTVREAPGGIEVTTDHETIRGRIAVVAVGPADVAELTDLPAPATHGLTTWWFRATDRPQAQPPGVLSGGPFLMLDATRPGGGPAGSIWNAAVISDVAPSYAPPGETLVQATTLLDRPDGLAGEGDVRRDLERLYRTSTRHWEVLVHHVVPHALPAQPPPLGDRRPRWTGDRVLVTGDHRGTGSIQGALVAGDRAARAVIDLLAQL from the coding sequence ATGGATACCGACGTGATCGTGATCGGAGCAGGTCTTGCGGGCCTCCAATGCGCACGTCGTGCCGAGCGTTCAGGGCACAGCGTCATCGTCCTCGAGTCGGAAGCAACCATCGGAGGCCGTGTGCGGACCGACAGCGTGGATGGCTTCTTGTGCGATCGCGGCTTTCAGCTGCTGAACCCGGCGTACCCGGCGGTGCGTGACTGGATCGACGTGCCGGCGCTCGGGCTGCAGAAGTTCGGTGTTGGAGTTGTGGTTCGCACGGGCGAGACAAGCACCACTCTCGCGCATCCACTCCGGCATCCACGATTCGCCCTCGAAACCCTGCGCAGCGAGCTCACCCCGAGGTCTGACCTGGTCGCTCTTGCACGGTGGCTTGGGCCGACTCTGCTGCGACCGTCGAGGGCATCCCACGCCGCGCGCGACCAGACGCTCCACGAGTCGCTCGACGAGGCCGGGCTCACCGGTCGGTTCCGACGCGACGTGCTTGACACTTTCCTGGCCGGGGTCCTTGCCGACAGCACCGGCACGAGCTCCGCGAATTATGTGCGCCTGCTGATGCGCTATTTTGCTCTCGGCGCCCCCGGGCTCCCGCGCGCCGGAATGCAGGCGTTGCCCGAGCAGATGGCTGCCTCGCTTGCCGAACCGGTGCGGCTGGGCGCCGCGGCCCGAACCGTGCGGGAAGCGCCCGGCGGCATCGAGGTTACGACGGATCATGAGACGATCCGCGGACGCATCGCGGTGGTGGCCGTCGGCCCTGCGGATGTCGCTGAACTCACCGACCTCCCCGCGCCGGCCACTCACGGCCTGACTACCTGGTGGTTCCGGGCCACGGACAGGCCGCAGGCGCAGCCGCCGGGCGTGCTGTCGGGCGGACCGTTTTTGATGCTGGACGCCACCCGACCCGGAGGTGGGCCCGCCGGGTCGATCTGGAACGCTGCCGTGATCTCTGACGTCGCTCCGTCGTACGCACCGCCCGGAGAGACACTCGTTCAGGCGACGACGTTGCTGGACCGGCCCGATGGTCTTGCGGGAGAGGGCGATGTGCGCCGTGACCTCGAGCGCCTCTACCGGACCTCCACTCGGCACTGGGAGGTGCTCGTCCACCACGTCGTGCCCCACGCGCTTCCGGCCCAGCCACCACCCTTGGGGGATCGCCGCCCGCGATGGACGGGCGATCGGGTGCTCGTGACGGGCGACCACCGGGGGACCGGCTCCATTCAGGGTGCGCTCGTCGCCGGCGACCGCGCAGCCCGGGCGGTCATTGATCTCCTCGCTCAGCTGTGA